Proteins encoded by one window of Streptacidiphilus sp. PB12-B1b:
- a CDS encoding DUF397 domain-containing protein, whose protein sequence is MASDSFFGDKAAGGVLTQRGPHDEGFDGKKPKLDLSGAEWLSSSQGVGDVQIAFVEGYIAMRDGRSPDGPALIFTPAEWRAFVLGARDGEFDLT, encoded by the coding sequence GTGGCAAGTGACTCATTCTTCGGTGACAAGGCGGCAGGCGGGGTTCTCACCCAGCGCGGTCCGCACGACGAGGGGTTCGACGGCAAGAAGCCGAAGCTGGACCTCAGCGGGGCCGAGTGGCTGTCCAGCAGCCAGGGTGTGGGTGACGTGCAGATCGCCTTCGTTGAGGGCTACATCGCCATGCGGGACGGGCGCAGCCCGGACGGCCCGGCGCTGATCTTCACCCCGGCCGAGTGGCGCGCGTTCGTCCTCGGCGCGCGTGACG